A stretch of the Streptomyces sp. WMMB303 genome encodes the following:
- a CDS encoding deoxyribodipyrimidine photo-lyase, whose protein sequence is MAVSVVLFTRDLRLRDNPPLREALADGDAVVPLFVRDDAISAAGYAVPNRRAFLADCLADLDRQLRERGSRLVVRTGDVVEQVCRVAHEAGAAEVHISADVSAYAGRREERLAAALESAGRRLRVHDRVITAVAPGEITPAGKDHMAVFTPYFRRWEKDHQRDVLGAPRRVPGVEDVRGEEIPSREKVRGVSPGVPEGGETAGRKRFTDWRRSGMDSYEEQHDDLAGDATSRLSPYLHFGTLSPVEIVARSREKGGPGADAFVRQLAWRDFHHQVLCARPRSGHAEYRTHHDRWRTEEEAPEEVAAWKQGATGFPVIDAALRQLRHEGWMHNRGRLLVGSFLTKTLYIDWRVGARHFLDLLVDGDMANNQMNWQWVAGTGTDTRPNRVLNPITQAKKYDPQGDYVRRWVPELAQLSGRTVHEPWKLDDQQRAALDYPERIADLTAASGRFLRARGK, encoded by the coding sequence ATGGCCGTCTCCGTCGTGCTCTTCACCCGCGACCTCCGTCTGCGCGACAACCCGCCGCTGAGGGAAGCCCTCGCCGACGGTGACGCGGTCGTCCCGCTCTTCGTGCGGGACGACGCCATCAGTGCCGCCGGATACGCCGTTCCCAACCGGCGCGCGTTCCTCGCGGACTGCCTGGCCGACCTCGACCGGCAGTTGCGGGAGCGGGGCTCCCGCCTCGTGGTGCGTACCGGAGACGTCGTCGAGCAGGTGTGCCGGGTCGCGCACGAGGCCGGCGCCGCCGAGGTGCACATCTCCGCCGACGTGAGCGCCTACGCCGGCCGACGGGAGGAACGGCTGGCGGCGGCCCTGGAATCGGCGGGCCGGAGGCTGCGGGTCCACGACCGGGTGATCACGGCGGTGGCCCCGGGGGAGATCACCCCCGCAGGGAAGGACCACATGGCCGTCTTCACCCCGTACTTCCGGCGCTGGGAGAAGGACCACCAACGCGACGTCCTGGGCGCGCCCCGGCGTGTCCCCGGGGTCGAGGACGTCCGCGGGGAGGAGATCCCCAGCAGGGAGAAGGTGCGGGGAGTCTCGCCCGGTGTGCCGGAGGGTGGCGAGACGGCGGGCCGCAAGCGGTTCACCGACTGGCGCCGCTCCGGGATGGACTCCTATGAGGAACAGCACGACGACCTGGCCGGGGACGCCACCTCCCGGCTGTCCCCGTACCTGCACTTCGGCACCCTCTCACCCGTCGAAATCGTCGCCCGGTCCCGGGAGAAGGGCGGGCCCGGCGCCGACGCGTTCGTGCGGCAGCTCGCCTGGCGGGACTTCCACCACCAGGTACTCTGCGCCCGGCCGCGGTCCGGACACGCCGAGTACCGCACGCACCACGACCGCTGGCGCACCGAGGAGGAGGCACCGGAGGAGGTAGCGGCCTGGAAGCAGGGCGCCACCGGGTTCCCGGTGATCGACGCCGCCCTGCGCCAACTGCGCCACGAGGGCTGGATGCACAACCGGGGCCGTCTGCTGGTCGGCAGCTTCCTCACCAAGACCCTGTACATCGACTGGCGCGTCGGCGCCCGCCACTTCCTCGACCTCCTGGTCGACGGGGACATGGCCAACAACCAGATGAACTGGCAGTGGGTGGCCGGCACCGGCACCGACACCCGTCCCAACCGGGTCCTCAACCCGATCACCCAGGCGAAGAAGTACGACCCGCAGGGCGACTACGTCCGCCGCTGGGTACCGGAACTGGCACAGCTCTCCGGCCGCACGGTCCACGAGCCCTGGAAACTGGACGATCAGCAGCGCGCGGCCCTGGACTACCCCGAGCGGATCGCCGACCTCACCGCGGCTTCGG
- the secD gene encoding protein translocase subunit SecD — protein sequence MSRTPRRTSASGARRRSRASLWRALLGCVAIGVSLFFALSTPPRLGLDLKGGTHLVLQTRDGPGVRADGAATDRALDVLRKRVDALGVAEPALSRAGENRIVVELPGVRDPREAAEVIGRTAQLTFHPVEEVTDRRPAAGERTGKEPGGERTLPAPDAAGAFLRLGPAALTGEGVRDAEARFDNTQGSGWSVTVDFRDGASGRWAELTGQAACRAPDAPQRRVAIVLDDRVVSAPHIEQSVPCRTGITGGSTQITGGFDDSEAKDLAALVKGGALPVPVEVVEQRTVGPTLGADAIRASAQAAVVGLVCTGLFLTVGYRLLGGLATLALGVYGLLSYAALVALGATLTLPGLAGFVLAIGMAVDANVLVFERAREDYGRPVPRPDRGRSERDLPRALRIGFREAYSAVIDSNVTTLLAAGLLFVFATGPVKGFGVTLSLGVLASMVSAMLVTRVLAEWSVRRRGVRRRPGITGLAGRSRLRTRPASRGPRLARRPGLWLSVMGGLVLAALAGIGLRGLEFGVEFTGGRLIEYSTGRPVDADTAREAVADAGFPRAVVQEAGDGGVSVRTEALGDAGSERIQQELREAGGRITVERDETVGPSLGGELRDKALLALALAVGAQLLYLSVRFRWTLATAAVAAMVQDVLLVVGLFAWLGNPVDSVFLAALLTVVGYSVNDTVVVFDRLRSMRRADRSRPLPDLADAAVLRTLPRTVNTGMGALFILVALAVLGGDSLTDFSVALLAGVVLGMVSTALTAAPLAAVLERWRPKPRRAVPERRRAGNDSGAVV from the coding sequence GTGTCCCGTACGCCTCGCCGTACCTCTGCCTCCGGTGCTCGGCGCCGGTCCCGCGCGTCCCTGTGGCGCGCGCTACTGGGCTGCGTCGCCATAGGAGTCTCGCTCTTCTTCGCCCTGAGCACCCCGCCCCGACTGGGGCTGGACCTCAAGGGCGGCACCCATCTCGTCCTCCAGACGCGGGACGGCCCCGGCGTGCGCGCCGACGGGGCCGCCACCGACCGTGCGCTGGATGTCCTGCGCAAGCGTGTGGACGCCCTGGGCGTCGCCGAGCCCGCGCTCTCCCGGGCGGGGGAGAACCGGATCGTCGTGGAACTGCCCGGAGTGCGGGACCCCCGGGAGGCCGCCGAGGTGATCGGCCGTACCGCCCAACTGACCTTCCACCCGGTCGAGGAGGTCACCGACCGCAGGCCGGCAGCCGGGGAGCGCACCGGGAAGGAGCCCGGCGGCGAACGGACCCTGCCCGCCCCGGACGCTGCGGGCGCCTTCCTCCGGCTGGGGCCGGCGGCGCTGACCGGAGAGGGCGTGCGGGACGCCGAGGCGCGGTTCGACAACACGCAGGGCAGCGGCTGGAGCGTGACCGTCGACTTCCGCGACGGCGCCTCCGGCCGCTGGGCGGAGCTGACCGGCCAGGCCGCCTGCCGGGCTCCGGACGCCCCGCAGCGGCGGGTGGCCATCGTGCTGGACGACCGCGTGGTCTCCGCACCGCACATCGAGCAGAGCGTCCCCTGCCGCACCGGAATCACCGGCGGCTCCACGCAGATCACCGGCGGCTTCGACGACTCGGAGGCCAAGGACCTGGCGGCGCTCGTCAAGGGCGGCGCGCTGCCCGTCCCCGTCGAGGTGGTCGAACAGCGGACGGTGGGCCCCACCCTGGGCGCGGACGCGATCCGGGCGAGCGCTCAGGCGGCGGTCGTCGGACTGGTGTGCACGGGGTTGTTCCTCACCGTCGGCTACCGTCTGCTGGGCGGACTGGCCACGCTCGCGCTCGGGGTGTACGGCCTGCTCTCGTACGCGGCGCTCGTCGCTCTCGGCGCCACGCTGACGCTCCCGGGGCTGGCCGGATTCGTCCTCGCCATCGGCATGGCAGTCGACGCCAACGTCCTGGTCTTCGAACGCGCCCGGGAGGACTACGGCCGCCCGGTTCCGCGGCCGGACAGGGGCCGGTCCGAACGGGATCTGCCGCGGGCGCTGCGGATCGGCTTCCGGGAGGCGTACAGCGCCGTCATCGACTCCAATGTCACCACGCTGCTGGCCGCCGGGCTGCTGTTCGTCTTCGCGACCGGGCCGGTCAAGGGCTTCGGTGTGACGCTCTCGCTCGGCGTGCTGGCCTCGATGGTCTCCGCGATGCTGGTCACGCGGGTGCTTGCCGAGTGGTCCGTGCGGCGCCGCGGCGTGCGGCGGCGCCCCGGGATCACCGGCCTGGCGGGCCGCTCGCGGCTGCGCACCCGGCCCGCCTCGCGTGGGCCGCGGCTGGCGCGCCGCCCCGGACTGTGGCTGAGTGTGATGGGCGGACTGGTCCTGGCGGCCCTCGCCGGGATCGGACTGCGCGGACTCGAGTTCGGCGTGGAGTTCACCGGCGGCCGCCTGATCGAGTACAGCACCGGCCGGCCTGTCGACGCCGACACCGCACGAGAGGCCGTGGCGGACGCCGGCTTTCCGCGCGCCGTGGTGCAGGAGGCGGGCGACGGCGGTGTCTCGGTGCGCACCGAAGCGCTCGGCGACGCCGGAAGCGAGCGTATCCAGCAGGAGCTGCGCGAGGCCGGCGGCCGGATCACGGTCGAGCGGGACGAGACGGTCGGTCCCAGCCTCGGCGGTGAACTGCGCGACAAGGCACTGCTGGCGCTGGCCCTCGCCGTCGGCGCCCAACTGCTGTACCTGAGCGTCAGGTTCCGCTGGACGCTGGCCACCGCCGCGGTCGCCGCGATGGTGCAGGACGTGCTGCTGGTCGTCGGCCTGTTCGCCTGGCTGGGCAACCCGGTCGACAGCGTCTTCCTCGCCGCGCTGCTGACCGTCGTCGGCTACTCGGTCAACGACACCGTGGTCGTCTTCGACCGGCTCCGCTCCATGCGCCGCGCGGATCGCTCCCGGCCGCTGCCGGACTTGGCCGACGCCGCGGTGCTGCGCACCCTGCCGCGGACGGTGAACACCGGTATGGGGGCGCTGTTCATCCTCGTCGCGCTGGCGGTGCTGGGCGGTGACTCGCTGACCGACTTCTCGGTGGCGCTGCTGGCCGGTGTGGTGCTCGGGATGGTGTCCACGGCGCTGACGGCCGCGCCGCTGGCCGCGGTGCTGGAGCGGTGGCGGCCGAAGCCGCGGCGGGCGGTGCCGGAGCGGCGGCGCGCCGGGAACGACTCGGGCGCCGTCGTGTAG
- a CDS encoding DUF4232 domain-containing protein, translating into MAFGVPGTAYTAYRARRAPGRWRRSTRAAAGTVLLLAAVAACGGGEDADGKDPGAGDSPPASAADGAADSSAPATGGHEATGGGTRRCAASDLTMSLDPAESRAGSRYFDMALKNTTDAACLLKGYPRVSLTGEDGATIGSPAAHADDGTARTVTLQPSTRAHAKLRTGSEDAADGSCWARPRSVEVRPPGSDRALTAEVDGLRVCGGLFTVTALEW; encoded by the coding sequence ATGGCTTTCGGTGTTCCGGGTACGGCGTATACGGCGTACCGGGCCCGTCGCGCCCCGGGCCGGTGGCGGCGGAGTACGCGGGCTGCCGCGGGGACGGTGCTGCTGCTCGCCGCGGTCGCCGCGTGCGGCGGCGGGGAGGACGCGGACGGGAAGGATCCGGGCGCGGGCGACTCCCCGCCCGCTTCCGCCGCCGACGGCGCCGCCGACTCGTCCGCCCCGGCCACCGGCGGCCATGAGGCAACCGGAGGCGGAACCCGGCGCTGTGCCGCCTCGGATCTGACGATGTCCCTGGATCCGGCGGAGAGCCGGGCGGGCAGCCGGTACTTCGACATGGCCCTGAAGAACACCACGGACGCCGCCTGCCTCCTCAAGGGCTACCCCCGGGTGTCGCTGACCGGCGAGGACGGCGCCACGATCGGCAGCCCGGCCGCCCACGCGGACGACGGCACCGCCCGGACGGTGACCCTGCAGCCCTCCACCCGGGCCCACGCGAAGCTGCGCACCGGGAGCGAGGACGCCGCCGACGGCTCCTGCTGGGCGAGGCCGCGGTCAGTCGAGGTGCGTCCGCCCGGCTCCGACCGGGCCCTGACCGCCGAGGTGGACGGACTGCGGGTGTGCGGCGGCCTGTTCACGGTCACCGCCCTGGAGTGGTGA
- a CDS encoding glutaminase has protein sequence MDYQAVLEEVAATAAPQVGRGQPAGYIPALAEVDLGGFGMAVADVDGSVTGVGDWQVPFSIQSVSKAFGLALVLARDGESLWGRVGREPSGTAFNSLVQLEYENGIPRNPFINAGALVVTDRLQSLTGDASTSMLDFLCTQSGNPAVAFDPQVASSESEHGDRNAALAYLMASYDNLDNPVPTVLDHYFWQCSISMSCRDLALAGSFLARQGVGTDGSRLLPARDVKRVNAVMLTCGTYDAAGDFAYRVGLPGKSGVGGGILAVVPGRCTLCVWSPGLDLRGNSVAGVAALDAFTSLTGWSVF, from the coding sequence ATGGACTACCAGGCGGTGCTCGAGGAGGTCGCGGCCACTGCGGCGCCCCAGGTCGGCCGCGGGCAGCCGGCCGGATACATCCCGGCGCTGGCCGAGGTGGACCTGGGCGGGTTCGGCATGGCGGTCGCCGACGTGGACGGTTCGGTCACCGGGGTCGGCGACTGGCAGGTGCCCTTCTCCATACAGAGCGTCTCCAAAGCGTTCGGCCTGGCGCTGGTACTGGCCCGGGACGGCGAGAGCCTGTGGGGCCGGGTGGGCCGCGAGCCGTCCGGCACCGCCTTCAACTCCCTGGTGCAGTTGGAGTACGAGAACGGCATCCCGCGCAACCCCTTCATCAACGCGGGCGCGCTGGTGGTCACCGACCGGCTGCAGTCGCTCACCGGCGACGCCAGCACCTCGATGCTGGACTTCCTGTGCACCCAGAGCGGCAATCCGGCCGTCGCCTTCGACCCGCAGGTGGCCTCCTCCGAGTCCGAGCACGGGGACCGCAACGCCGCCCTGGCGTACCTCATGGCCAGCTACGACAATCTGGACAACCCCGTACCGACGGTGCTGGACCACTACTTCTGGCAGTGCTCCATCAGCATGAGCTGCCGCGATCTGGCGCTGGCCGGCTCCTTCCTGGCCCGGCAGGGAGTGGGGACGGACGGCTCCCGGCTGCTCCCGGCCCGCGATGTGAAGCGGGTCAACGCGGTCATGCTCACCTGCGGGACCTACGACGCGGCGGGCGACTTCGCCTACCGGGTGGGACTGCCGGGCAAGAGCGGGGTCGGCGGGGGGATCCTGGCGGTGGTGCCCGGCCGGTGCACGCTCTGCGTCTGGAGTCCCGGCCTGGACCTGCGCGGCAACTCGGTGGCGGGCGTCGCGGCACTGGACGCCTTCACCTCGCTCACCGGATGGTCGGTGTTCTGA
- a CDS encoding SpoIIE family protein phosphatase/ATP-binding protein, which translates to MAKRDRLRRARSRSAPGTGPERAERPGAAPRRPSLSWGRQARSPLSVHTVAGQVLLLQLVLVVVLVAVTVAGLVLQSRRQSIEGTRDEVLAAGEGFANAPGTAEALDSSDPTAVLQPRAEAARKRTGVDNIVVATTDGIRLTHRDPDRIGQRFVGPYKKALRGESFTHTVTDPLGLSVYAAVPVFRADGTVAGVVAPEITIENVNQEAQEQLPLLFGTAAGVLVLAMGGSALVSRRLRRQTRGLGPVEMTRMYEHHDAVLHAVREGVLIVDDRGRLLLANDEARRLLDLPEDAERRAVGDLGLAPGTAELLASGEPTTDEVHRVGDRLLAVNVRSVEQHGGASHSVATLRDTTELQALAGRAEVARERLQLLYDAGVRIGTTLDVARTAEELAEVTVPRFADFVTVELLDPVLRGEEPGEAGTEMRRTAVRGIRDDPPLYPEGELIRFAPTNPVATVATSGRPVLEPDLAASRGWRAQDPERARRVLSYGIHSLLSVPLQARGVVLGVADFWRSEGEPFGESDLSFAQELTARAAVSIDNARRYTREHAMTVTLQRSLLPRELPELSAVDVAFRYLPAGAGVGGDWFDVIALPGARVALVVGDVVGHGLHAAATMGRLRTAVHNFSALDLAPDELLSYLDELVARIDQERAVEGDGTALTGATCLYAVYDPVSGRATAARAGHPGPALVHPDGSVTFPDLPLAPPLGLGAGMPVETADLDLPAGSRLALFTDGLVENRERDADTGLALLRDALARADRTPEETCRAVIGALLPEHPSDDVALLVARTHTLAPDQVATWEVPDDPTAVAPVRAACARRLADWGLADLAFTTELIVSELVTNAIRYGTPPIRLRLLQDRNSVICEVADGSSTSPHLRRAAITDEGGRGLYLIARFARRWGTRYTGRGKIIWTEQPLHDGGDETGEEPGESLLDQWGDVEL; encoded by the coding sequence ATGGCGAAACGGGACCGGCTCCGGCGCGCGAGGAGCCGCAGCGCGCCGGGTACCGGGCCCGAGCGTGCCGAGCGCCCCGGTGCCGCGCCTCGGAGGCCCTCCCTGTCGTGGGGACGGCAGGCGCGCTCCCCGCTGAGTGTGCACACCGTCGCGGGCCAGGTCCTGCTGCTGCAACTGGTGCTGGTGGTCGTCCTCGTCGCCGTGACGGTCGCGGGCCTCGTGCTGCAGTCCCGCCGCCAGAGCATCGAGGGGACCCGCGACGAGGTACTCGCGGCCGGAGAAGGGTTCGCGAACGCTCCGGGAACGGCGGAAGCCCTGGACAGCTCCGACCCGACCGCGGTGCTCCAGCCCCGCGCCGAGGCCGCCCGGAAGCGGACCGGCGTCGACAACATCGTCGTGGCCACCACGGACGGCATCCGCCTCACCCACCGGGACCCCGACCGGATCGGACAGCGCTTCGTCGGGCCCTACAAGAAGGCGCTCAGAGGCGAGTCCTTCACCCACACCGTCACCGACCCGCTGGGACTGTCGGTGTACGCGGCCGTGCCCGTCTTCCGCGCGGACGGCACCGTCGCGGGCGTGGTCGCCCCGGAGATCACCATCGAGAACGTCAACCAGGAGGCCCAGGAGCAACTGCCGCTGCTCTTCGGCACGGCCGCCGGGGTGCTCGTGCTGGCCATGGGCGGCTCCGCGCTGGTGAGCCGGCGGCTGCGCCGCCAGACCCGGGGACTCGGCCCGGTCGAGATGACGCGGATGTACGAGCACCACGACGCGGTGCTGCACGCGGTACGCGAAGGCGTGCTCATCGTCGACGACAGAGGACGGCTGCTGCTGGCCAACGACGAGGCGCGGCGACTGCTGGACCTGCCCGAGGACGCGGAGCGACGAGCGGTCGGCGACCTCGGTCTGGCTCCCGGCACGGCGGAACTGCTGGCCTCCGGTGAACCCACCACCGATGAGGTGCACCGGGTCGGTGACCGGCTGCTGGCCGTCAATGTGCGGTCCGTCGAGCAGCACGGGGGAGCGTCCCACAGCGTGGCCACGCTGCGCGACACCACGGAGCTGCAGGCCTTGGCGGGCCGCGCCGAGGTGGCCAGGGAGCGGCTGCAACTGCTGTACGACGCCGGGGTCCGGATCGGGACCACCCTTGATGTGGCGCGTACCGCCGAGGAGTTGGCCGAGGTCACCGTGCCCAGGTTCGCCGACTTCGTCACCGTCGAACTGCTGGACCCGGTGCTGCGCGGAGAGGAGCCGGGTGAGGCCGGCACCGAGATGCGCCGCACCGCCGTCCGCGGCATCCGCGACGACCCTCCCCTCTATCCGGAGGGTGAGCTGATCCGGTTCGCGCCCACCAATCCCGTCGCCACCGTCGCGACCAGTGGCCGGCCGGTGCTGGAGCCCGACCTGGCCGCCTCCCGCGGCTGGCGCGCCCAGGACCCCGAGCGCGCCCGGCGCGTCCTCTCCTACGGCATCCACTCCCTGCTCTCGGTGCCGCTCCAGGCGCGCGGCGTGGTGCTGGGGGTGGCCGACTTCTGGCGCTCCGAGGGCGAGCCGTTCGGCGAGAGCGACCTGTCCTTCGCCCAGGAGCTGACCGCCCGGGCGGCCGTGAGCATCGACAACGCGCGGCGCTACACCCGCGAGCACGCCATGACCGTCACCCTGCAGCGCAGCCTGCTCCCCCGCGAGCTGCCGGAACTCTCCGCCGTGGACGTGGCCTTCCGCTATCTGCCGGCGGGTGCGGGGGTGGGCGGGGACTGGTTCGACGTCATCGCGCTGCCCGGTGCCCGGGTGGCGCTGGTGGTGGGGGACGTGGTGGGTCACGGACTGCACGCGGCCGCCACCATGGGCCGGCTGCGCACCGCGGTGCACAACTTCTCCGCTCTCGACCTGGCACCCGACGAACTCCTCTCGTACCTGGACGAACTCGTCGCCCGCATCGACCAGGAGCGCGCCGTGGAGGGCGACGGGACCGCCCTCACCGGAGCCACGTGCCTCTATGCCGTCTACGACCCGGTCTCCGGCCGGGCCACCGCCGCGCGCGCCGGTCACCCCGGGCCCGCTCTCGTGCACCCCGACGGCAGCGTCACCTTCCCCGATCTCCCCCTCGCGCCGCCCCTGGGCCTCGGAGCCGGGATGCCGGTCGAGACCGCGGACCTGGACCTGCCCGCCGGCAGCCGGCTGGCGCTGTTCACCGACGGCCTGGTCGAGAACCGGGAGCGCGACGCCGACACCGGTCTCGCGCTCCTGCGCGACGCCCTCGCCCGGGCCGACCGGACGCCTGAGGAGACCTGCCGGGCCGTGATCGGCGCACTGCTGCCCGAACACCCGAGCGACGACGTCGCGCTGCTGGTGGCCCGCACCCACACCCTGGCCCCGGACCAGGTCGCGACCTGGGAAGTGCCCGACGACCCGACCGCCGTCGCGCCCGTCCGCGCCGCATGCGCCCGGCGACTGGCCGACTGGGGCCTGGCGGACCTGGCCTTCACCACCGAGTTGATCGTCAGCGAGCTGGTCACCAACGCCATCCGCTACGGAACCCCGCCCATCCGCCTCCGGCTGCTGCAGGACCGCAACAGCGTGATCTGCGAGGTCGCCGACGGGAGCAGCACGTCACCGCATCTGCGCCGCGCGGCGATCACGGACGAAGGGGGCCGCGGGCTCTACCTCATCGCCCGGTTCGCGCGGCGCTGGGGCACCCGCTACACCGGCCGCGGCAAGATCATCTGGACCGAGCAGCCACTGCACGACGGCGGGGACGAAACCGGCGAGGAGCCCGGCGAGAGTCTGCTGGACCAGTGGGGCGACGTGGAGCTGTGA
- a CDS encoding PP2C family protein-serine/threonine phosphatase encodes MTTPLGRSSGPEGAAPEPAAARAAMFGALLIASHTSTLEHLPQLVAAHARRVGLSEVLIYLADLQQDVLSPLSGRPAPAGAGEGEELTIEGTVAGRAFQHGEILPVTVADPCQFWVPLVDGTDRLGVLRITAEDADAARREDMERLAALVALLVVSKRGLSDSYARLVRRRRMSLAAEMEWRIMPQRTFATERVVISAVMEPAYDVSGDVYDYAVDGRTVHLAVLDAMGHDTAAGLTASLALTTLRNSRREGACLVRTAAAVDEALLEQFRGDRFATGILAALDVPSGELTWLSRGHHLPVIVRGRSTIEPAHPPGPPMGTGFRTDTQVCRTHLQPGDRLLLYTDGITEARNSRGEEFGMERFTDFLIRHQADELPVPETLRRLIRHHLEHHQGRLRDDATVLLVEWPGSPYPPGEAEELSGVPAER; translated from the coding sequence ATGACTACTCCCCTGGGACGCTCATCCGGCCCCGAGGGAGCGGCGCCGGAACCGGCAGCGGCACGTGCGGCCATGTTCGGGGCGCTGCTCATCGCGAGCCACACCTCCACCCTGGAGCACCTGCCGCAGCTCGTGGCGGCACACGCCCGGCGGGTGGGGCTCAGCGAAGTGCTGATCTACCTGGCGGACCTGCAGCAGGATGTGCTCTCCCCGCTGTCCGGCAGGCCGGCACCGGCGGGTGCCGGGGAGGGCGAGGAGCTCACCATCGAGGGCACGGTGGCCGGACGGGCCTTCCAGCACGGCGAGATCCTCCCGGTCACGGTGGCCGATCCCTGCCAGTTTTGGGTCCCGCTGGTGGACGGCACCGACCGGCTCGGTGTACTGCGGATCACCGCCGAGGACGCGGACGCGGCGAGGCGTGAGGACATGGAGCGCCTGGCGGCGCTCGTGGCGCTGCTCGTGGTCTCCAAACGCGGACTGAGCGACTCCTACGCCCGCCTGGTCCGCCGCAGGCGGATGAGTCTGGCGGCGGAGATGGAGTGGCGGATCATGCCGCAGCGCACCTTCGCGACGGAGCGGGTGGTGATCAGCGCGGTCATGGAGCCCGCCTACGACGTCAGCGGCGACGTCTACGACTACGCGGTCGACGGCCGAACCGTGCACCTCGCGGTGCTGGACGCCATGGGCCACGACACCGCGGCGGGGCTGACCGCGAGTCTCGCGCTCACCACCTTGCGCAACAGCCGCCGCGAAGGCGCCTGCCTGGTGCGTACCGCGGCCGCGGTGGACGAGGCGTTGCTCGAGCAGTTCCGCGGGGACCGGTTCGCGACCGGCATCCTGGCCGCGCTGGACGTGCCCAGCGGCGAGCTGACCTGGCTCAGCCGCGGCCACCATCTGCCGGTCATCGTCCGGGGCCGCTCCACCATCGAGCCGGCGCACCCGCCCGGACCGCCGATGGGCACCGGGTTCCGGACGGACACCCAGGTGTGCCGCACCCACCTGCAGCCCGGCGACCGGCTTCTGCTCTACACCGACGGCATCACCGAGGCCCGGAACAGCCGGGGCGAGGAGTTCGGCATGGAGCGCTTCACCGATTTCCTCATCCGGCACCAGGCCGACGAACTTCCCGTGCCCGAGACCCTGCGCCGGCTGATCCGGCATCACCTCGAACACCACCAGGGCCGGCTGCGCGACGACGCCACGGTGCTGCTCGTCGAGTGGCCCGGCTCCCCCTACCCGCCGGGCGAGGCCGAGGAACTGTCAGGTGTCCCCGCCGAGCGCTGA
- a CDS encoding alpha/beta hydrolase, protein MDSRSHDTAAARTLEVPGARLHYEVRGDGPLLVLVGAPMDAGAFAPLAELLAADHTVLTTDPRGINRSGLDDPAQDSTPELRADDLARLVEALGRGPAAVLGSSGGAVSALALAQHHPKAVHTVVAHEPPLIELLEDRDALRKGTEETVRTYLDGDVTGAWRKFFTNAGISLPEPVIEEMFGGERDPQQVADEQRWFAHEMRASSFWQPDLAALRSAATRIVVGVGEDSAGQLCDRTSLALAEALGAERAVFPGDHTGFVEDPEAFATRLRSVVSAG, encoded by the coding sequence ATGGACTCCCGCTCACACGACACCGCCGCCGCCCGCACCCTGGAGGTGCCCGGTGCACGTCTGCACTACGAGGTGCGCGGCGACGGCCCGCTCCTCGTCCTGGTCGGCGCCCCGATGGATGCCGGCGCCTTCGCCCCGCTGGCCGAGCTGCTCGCCGCGGACCACACCGTGCTCACCACCGATCCGCGCGGAATCAACCGCAGCGGGCTCGACGACCCCGCCCAGGACTCCACTCCGGAACTGCGCGCCGACGACCTCGCCCGGCTCGTCGAGGCGCTCGGCCGCGGCCCGGCCGCGGTGCTGGGCTCCAGCGGTGGGGCCGTCAGCGCACTGGCCCTGGCCCAGCACCACCCCAAAGCCGTGCACACGGTCGTCGCCCACGAGCCGCCGCTGATCGAACTCCTGGAGGACCGCGACGCGCTGCGGAAGGGCACCGAGGAGACCGTCCGCACCTATCTCGACGGCGACGTGACCGGAGCATGGCGGAAGTTCTTCACCAACGCCGGAATCAGCCTCCCCGAACCGGTGATCGAGGAGATGTTCGGCGGCGAGCGCGACCCTCAGCAGGTGGCGGACGAACAGCGTTGGTTCGCGCACGAGATGCGGGCCTCCAGCTTCTGGCAGCCCGATCTCGCGGCGCTGCGCTCCGCTGCCACCAGGATCGTGGTGGGAGTCGGGGAGGACTCTGCCGGACAGTTGTGCGACCGGACCTCGCTCGCGCTGGCCGAGGCGCTGGGCGCGGAGCGGGCCGTCTTCCCCGGCGACCACACCGGCTTCGTCGAGGACCCCGAGGCCTTCGCCACGCGGCTTCGGTCGGTCGTATCCGCCGGCTGA
- a CDS encoding CBS domain-containing protein, which produces MTTAADIMHPGVRWVPATETLDRAAQLMREMDVGALPVSDPNDPDERMCGIITDRDIVVRCIAAGRDPSRVTAGELCEGTPRWISADADLSEVLREMETHQIRRLPVIDGNKRVVGVISETDLGRHHLNDEQLAGFVEQVYA; this is translated from the coding sequence ATGACCACGGCAGCCGACATCATGCACCCCGGCGTCCGGTGGGTACCCGCCACCGAGACCCTCGACCGGGCCGCCCAGTTGATGCGCGAGATGGACGTGGGTGCCTTGCCCGTGAGCGACCCCAACGACCCCGACGAGCGTATGTGCGGCATCATCACCGACCGTGACATCGTCGTCCGCTGCATCGCGGCCGGACGCGACCCCTCGCGGGTGACGGCGGGAGAACTGTGCGAGGGCACTCCGCGCTGGATCAGCGCCGACGCGGACCTGAGTGAGGTCCTCCGCGAGATGGAGACCCACCAGATCCGGCGCCTGCCCGTCATCGACGGGAACAAGCGGGTGGTCGGAGTGATCAGCGAAACCGATCTGGGCCGGCACCACCTGAACGACGAGCAGCTCGCGGGCTTTGTGGAACAGGTCTACGCCTGA